The proteins below come from a single Corylus avellana chromosome ca3, CavTom2PMs-1.0 genomic window:
- the LOC132176696 gene encoding probable LRR receptor-like serine/threonine-protein kinase At1g56140, giving the protein MQGNRLLKDFDIRKEAGGVSSQPVQKEFQVQVSENYLEIHLFWAGKGTCCIPRQGTYGPSISAISATPDFTPTGDNKLPSSKKNNRTGLIVGVVVGAGVLSFLSVFVVFYIVRRRKQLPTSDDAELLGIDVKTFTFSYAELKTATEEFSPANKLGEGGFGPVFKGTLLDGRVIAVKQLSVVSHQGKNQFITEIATISAVQHRNLVKLYGCCIEGDQRLLVYEFLENRSLDQALFGKRSLNLDWSTRFDICLGVARGLAYLHEESRLRIVHRDVKASNILLDSDLIPKISDFGLAKLYDDKKTHISTRVAGTIGYLAPEYAMRGHLTEKADVFAFGVVALEIVSGRPNADSSLEEEKVYLLEWAWHLHESNCEVGLIDSTLSKFNEEEVKRMIGVSLLCTQASPTLRPSMSRVVAMLSGDIEVSSVTSRPGYLTDWKFDDESSLLSDVAIHASNFNSLASTSIMGDAEISPANVSKTMLDEIIKEGR; this is encoded by the exons GGGAATCGTTTATTAAAGGATTTTGACATACGAAAGGAGGCTGGTGGAGTCTCTTCGCAACCCGTTCAAAAGGAATTTCAGGTCCAGGTATCAGAAAACTACCTTGAAATCCATCTCTTTTGGGCTGGAAAAGGAACCTGCTGCATACCTCGTCAAGGTACTTATGGACCTTCTATTTCAGCCATCAGTGCTACCCCAG ACTTTACACCCACAGGTGATAACAAACTTCCAAGCAGCAAGAAGAATAATAGGACTGGTCTGATCGTAGGTGTCGTTGTTGGTGCTGGAGTTTTAAGCTTTCTGtctgtttttgtggttttctaTATTGTTCGAAGAAGAAAACAGCTTCCAACCAGTGATGATGCGG AGCTCTTGGGAATAGATGTTAAAACATTCACTTTCAGCTACGCTGAACTAAAGACAGCTACAGAAGAATTTAGTCCTGCTAACAAGCTTGGAGAGGGAGGATTTGGACCTGTCTTTAAG GGAACACTGCTTGATGGGAGAGTAATTGCTGTGAAGCAACTATCTGTAGTATCACACCAAGGAAAGAACCAGTTCATAACGGAGATTGCTACTATATCTGCTGTGCAACACCGCAACCTTGTGAAATTGTACGGATGTTGCATTGAGGGAGATCAACGACTGCTTGTTTATGAGTTTCTAGAGAATAGAAGTCTTGATCAAGCGTTATTTG GTAAAAGAAGTTTGAATCTCGACTGGTCAACCCGTTTTGATATATGCTTGGGTGTTGCAAGAGGTTTAGCATATCTTCATGAGGAGTCACGACTTCGAATTGTACACAGAGATGTGAAGGCCAGTAATATCCTGCTTGACTCTGATCTCATCCCCAAAATATCAGACTTTGGCTTGGCCAAGCTTTACGACGATAAAAAGACCCACATAAGCACCCGTGTTGCAGGAACTAT TGGGTATCTTGCGCCAGAGTACGCCATGCGTGGGCACCTTACAGAGAAGGCTGATGTGTTTGCCTTTGGTGTTGTGGCTCTAGAAATTGTTAGCGGGAGGCCAAATGCTGACTCAAGcttggaagaagagaaagtataTCTTCTTGAATGG GCTTGGCATTTACATGAAAGCAACTGTGAAGTCGGTCTTATAGACTCTACATTATCAAAGTTCAATGAGGAAGAAGTAAAGCGCATGATAGGAGTATCTCTTTTGTGCACACAAGCATCCCCAACGTTACGGCCATCAATGTCGCGTGTGGTGGCAATGCTTTCGGGAGATATTGAAGTGAGCTCTGTAACTTCAAGGCCTGGATATTTGACTGACTGGAAATTTGATGATGAAAGCAGCTTATTGAGTGATGTTGCAATCCATGCTAGCAATTTCAACTCATTAGCAAGTACAAGCATAATGGGTGATGCAGAGATTTCACCAGCAAATGTTTCTAAAACCATGCTCGATGAGATCATCAAAGAGGGTAGGTGa
- the LOC132174030 gene encoding uncharacterized protein LOC132174030: MVILPTKDNLKRRGVLEEELCFFCCQERETAHHILWACPSAQDVWGLSIRKLQKCSLHCSTILTSKEIWQRRNCILHGGKFTHPIVVANLARDRLLQFSQANTLVINCGDLGAAETKTKWQAPPGFYKVNWDIALSTVNNCMGIGVIVRDERGHVLAAKNQTIHATHESVTGEALAALHAAEFCRELGFFEILLKGDSMSVVKAIGENTQNWLKYGQIMEDTKMVLRSL, translated from the coding sequence ATGGTTATCCTCCCCACTAAGGATAATCTCAAACGAAGAGGGGTTCTTGAGGAAGAATTATGTTTCTTCTGCTGTCAAGAGAGGGAAACAGCCCACCACATTCTATGGGCCTGCCCATCGGCACAAGACGTATGGGGATTAAGCATCAGGAAGCTCCAAAAATGTAGCTTGCATTGCAGCACTATTCTTACGTCCAAGGAGATATGGCAACGTCGAAATTGTATATTGCATGGGGGGAAGTTTACCCATCCAATTGTTGTTGCAAATCTGGCCAGGGACCGCCTTTTACAATTCTCTCAGGCAAACACTCTTGTGATAAATTGCGGAGACTTGGGGGCTGCAGAAACGAAGACAAAATGGCAGGCTCCACCAGGCTTCTATAAAGTCAATTGGGATATTGCACTCTCAACCGTCAATAACTGTATGGGAATTGGCGTGATTGTACGGGATGAAAGAGGCCACGTTCTAGCAGCAAAAAATCAGACGATCCATGCAACCCATGAATCTGTCACCGGGGAAGCCCTTGCAGCTCTACACGCAGCAGAATTCTGTCGGGAGTTAGGCTTTTTCGAGATTCTGCTAAAGGGAGATTCGATGTCAGTAGTCAAGGCCATTGGGGAGAATACCCAAAACTGGTTAAAGTATGGGCAAATCATGGAAGACACCAAGATGGTTCTGAGATCCCTCTGA